The Mycolicibacterium flavescens genome has a segment encoding these proteins:
- the rocD gene encoding ornithine aminotransferase: MTTLEATGAAIPIVDDHCVAHNYDPLPVVAASAEGAWITDVQGRRYLDCLAAYSAVNFGHRNPEITAVAHTQLDTVTLVSRAFHSDRLAPFCAALAELCGKNMVLPMNSGAEAVESGIKVARKWGTDVKGVPANAANIVVAHNNFHGRTTTIVSFSDDETARRGFGPYTPGFRAVPFGDVDAFTDAIDDNTVAVLIEPIQGEAGIIVPPDDFLPHLRSLCSQRNVLLIADEIQSGLARTGKTFACEHWGVVPDVYLLGKALGGGVLPLSAVVADSGILGVLHPGEHGSTFGGNPLAAAIGSTVVAMLQRGQFQRRSAELGAHMHQRLRQLIGRGVTAVRGKGLWAGVDIDPGSGTAKDVSVRLARRGVLVKDTHGSTLRFAPPLVITDDEIDWAVDQFVAVLAN, from the coding sequence GTGACCACGTTGGAAGCGACGGGTGCCGCGATCCCGATCGTCGACGACCACTGTGTGGCGCATAACTACGACCCGCTACCGGTGGTGGCCGCCAGCGCCGAGGGCGCGTGGATCACCGATGTTCAGGGCCGTCGCTACCTGGACTGCCTGGCCGCATACTCGGCGGTCAACTTCGGCCACCGCAATCCGGAGATCACCGCGGTCGCACACACGCAACTGGACACCGTGACGTTGGTCAGCCGCGCGTTCCACTCCGACCGACTCGCGCCCTTCTGTGCGGCCCTGGCCGAGCTCTGCGGCAAAAACATGGTGCTGCCGATGAACAGCGGTGCCGAAGCGGTCGAGAGCGGGATCAAGGTGGCCCGCAAATGGGGCACCGACGTCAAGGGCGTCCCCGCCAATGCGGCAAATATTGTGGTGGCGCACAACAACTTCCATGGGCGAACCACCACCATCGTCAGCTTCTCCGACGACGAGACGGCCCGGCGCGGCTTCGGCCCCTACACCCCCGGATTCCGCGCCGTGCCGTTCGGTGACGTCGATGCCTTCACCGATGCGATCGACGACAACACCGTCGCCGTGCTGATCGAACCGATCCAGGGTGAGGCGGGAATCATCGTTCCGCCCGACGACTTCCTGCCGCACCTACGGTCGTTGTGCTCACAGCGCAACGTCCTGTTGATCGCCGACGAGATCCAGTCCGGCCTGGCCCGCACCGGAAAGACGTTCGCCTGTGAGCACTGGGGCGTGGTTCCCGACGTCTACCTACTCGGAAAGGCGCTCGGCGGAGGCGTGCTGCCATTGTCGGCGGTGGTGGCCGACTCCGGCATCCTCGGTGTACTGCATCCCGGCGAGCACGGCTCCACGTTCGGTGGAAATCCGCTGGCCGCCGCGATCGGCTCGACGGTGGTGGCGATGTTGCAGCGTGGCCAGTTCCAGCGCCGCTCAGCCGAACTTGGCGCGCATATGCACCAAAGGTTGCGGCAGTTGATCGGCCGGGGTGTCACCGCGGTCCGCGGCAAGGGTCTGTGGGCCGGCGTCGACATCGATCCGGGCTCCGGTACGGCCAAAGATGTCAGCGTGCGCTTGGCGCGCCGCGGCGTCCTCGTCAAGGACACCCATGGTTCGACCCTGCGGTTCGCTCCTCCACTGGTGATCACCGACGACGAGATCGACTGGGCCGTCGACCAGTTCGTGGCCGTTCTAGCGAACTAG
- the maeA gene encoding malic enzyme, translated as MAEHSAEHKTGHDLLYDSLWTKGTAFSHAERRRFGLLGLLPSAEKSLEQQTEHSWREFSRRREPLDRHIYLRNLQDRNETLFYRVLRDHIAETMPIVYTPTVGEACQRFSEIYRRPRGLFVSYPDREFLREMLRNRPRREIDVIVVTDGQRILGLGDQGIGGMGIPIGKLSLYTLIGGIDPARTLPVLLDVGTDNVELLEDPQYLGWRHRRIGDDEYYSFIDDFVTTVRDELPDVLLQWEDFATAHALPILQRYRDKLLTFNDDIQGTAAVTLGALHGAARVVGRPLSQQQVVMLGAGSAGIGVLEMVHRQMVSEGLSAQQASTQIWVVDINGLLTDDRTDLSPGQRAFAQPAGRVASWSLSGPAQLADVIHHVDAGVLLGLSTATGAFTEDIVREMAAKVDRPIIFPLSNPTSRAEAHPAELDTWTGGRALVATRSPFAPLERDGVQRPIAQCNNAYIFPAMGLAVTAAQATRVTDEMMRAAAAALGDASPALVDAGAPLLPAWSDIPDVAIRIAQAVATQAVADGVAPTRKPDELAQRITDVRWTPEYRG; from the coding sequence ATGGCCGAGCACAGCGCCGAGCACAAGACGGGCCACGATCTGCTCTACGACTCCCTGTGGACGAAGGGCACGGCTTTCAGCCACGCAGAACGCCGCCGATTCGGGCTGCTGGGGCTGCTTCCTTCGGCCGAGAAGAGCCTCGAGCAGCAGACCGAACATTCATGGCGCGAGTTCAGCAGGCGCCGCGAGCCGCTGGACAGGCACATCTATCTTCGAAACCTGCAGGACCGCAACGAGACACTGTTCTACCGGGTGCTGCGCGACCATATCGCCGAAACCATGCCGATCGTCTACACACCGACCGTCGGCGAGGCCTGCCAGCGCTTCAGCGAGATCTACCGGCGCCCGCGCGGGCTGTTCGTCTCCTACCCCGACCGCGAGTTCCTGCGCGAAATGCTGCGCAACCGCCCGCGACGGGAGATCGACGTCATCGTCGTCACCGACGGCCAGCGCATTTTGGGCCTGGGCGATCAGGGCATCGGCGGCATGGGTATTCCCATCGGAAAGCTCTCGCTGTACACGCTGATCGGCGGCATCGACCCGGCCCGCACGCTGCCCGTGCTGCTGGACGTGGGTACCGACAACGTCGAGCTGCTCGAGGACCCGCAGTATCTCGGCTGGCGGCACCGCCGCATCGGTGACGACGAGTATTACTCGTTCATCGACGATTTCGTCACCACGGTGCGCGACGAGCTGCCCGACGTCCTTCTGCAGTGGGAGGACTTCGCCACCGCGCACGCGCTGCCGATCCTGCAGCGCTACCGCGACAAGCTGCTCACTTTCAACGACGACATCCAAGGCACCGCCGCGGTGACGTTGGGCGCGCTGCACGGGGCGGCCAGGGTGGTGGGGCGCCCGCTGTCACAGCAGCAGGTGGTGATGCTGGGCGCCGGCTCGGCAGGCATCGGGGTGCTCGAGATGGTGCACCGTCAGATGGTCAGCGAGGGCCTGTCGGCTCAGCAGGCGTCGACACAGATCTGGGTGGTCGACATCAACGGTCTGCTCACCGACGACCGCACCGACCTGTCCCCCGGCCAGCGGGCGTTCGCCCAACCCGCCGGGCGGGTGGCGAGCTGGAGCTTGTCCGGGCCGGCTCAGCTCGCCGACGTCATCCATCACGTCGATGCCGGCGTGTTGCTCGGATTATCGACCGCCACAGGGGCATTCACTGAGGACATCGTGCGGGAGATGGCCGCCAAGGTCGATCGCCCGATCATCTTTCCGCTGTCGAACCCGACCAGCCGGGCCGAGGCCCACCCAGCCGAACTGGACACCTGGACCGGCGGACGCGCGTTGGTGGCGACGCGTTCGCCGTTCGCGCCGCTGGAACGCGACGGGGTGCAGCGGCCGATCGCCCAATGCAACAACGCCTACATCTTCCCCGCGATGGGCCTGGCCGTCACCGCGGCGCAGGCGACACGGGTGACCGACGAGATGATGCGGGCCGCGGCCGCGGCGCTCGGCGACGCGTCTCCCGCCCTCGTCGATGCCGGGGCACCGTTGTTGCCCGCGTGGTCGGACATCCCGGATGTGGCCATACGCATTGCACAGGCGGTCGCGACACAAGCCGTCGCCGACGGCGTCGCACCCACCCGCAAGCCCGACGAGCTGGCGCAGCGGATCACCGACGTGCGGTGGACCCCCGAATACCGGGGCTGA
- a CDS encoding N-dimethylarginine dimethylaminohydrolase, whose translation MTAPTHFTVEYSINPWMDIETPVDSALALTQWETLRRTYQELGHVVDLVEAVSGLPDMVYAANGGLVVGATAVVANFAYPQRAGEAVAYGDWMVRHGYEPVQTRHTNEGQGDLLVAGSILLAGYGFRTDRRAHGEIAQLVGRPTYSFELIDPRFYHLDTALAVLDDTTVAYYPPAFSNASRVSLRTLFPDAIEVTSSDAYAFGLNVVSDGRNVVLPTAATGFAAQLRDAGFNPVGVDLSELLKGGGSIKCCTLEVHS comes from the coding sequence ATGACCGCGCCGACACACTTCACCGTCGAGTACTCGATCAACCCGTGGATGGACATCGAGACGCCCGTCGACAGCGCGCTGGCCCTCACCCAGTGGGAGACGTTGAGGCGCACGTACCAAGAACTCGGGCACGTGGTCGACCTCGTCGAGGCGGTCTCCGGACTGCCCGACATGGTGTACGCCGCCAACGGCGGCCTGGTGGTCGGCGCTACAGCGGTGGTCGCGAACTTCGCCTACCCGCAGCGCGCTGGCGAGGCGGTTGCGTACGGCGATTGGATGGTCCGCCATGGATATGAACCCGTACAGACGCGCCACACCAACGAAGGTCAGGGCGACCTTCTCGTCGCCGGTTCGATCCTGTTGGCCGGATACGGATTTCGGACGGATCGACGTGCACACGGCGAGATCGCGCAGTTGGTCGGGCGACCGACGTACAGCTTCGAGTTGATCGATCCTCGGTTCTACCACCTCGATACCGCCCTCGCGGTGCTCGACGACACTACGGTGGCGTACTACCCGCCCGCGTTCAGCAACGCCTCGCGGGTAAGCCTGCGAACGCTGTTCCCCGACGCGATCGAGGTGACTAGTTCCGACGCCTACGCCTTCGGCCTCAACGTGGTGTCCGACGGGCGCAACGTCGTGCTGCCGACCGCGGCGACCGGCTTTGCCGCCCAACTGCGCGACGCCGGGTTCAACCCCGTCGGCGTCGACCTCTCCGAACTGCTAAAGGGCGGCGGATCGATCAAATGCTGCACGTTGGAGGTGCATTCGTGA
- the thcD_1 gene encoding NAD(P)H-nitrite reductase → MTTSAGIVIVGGGLAAARTAEQLRRSEYSGPVTIVCDEDHLPYDRPPLSKEVLRSETDDVSLKPAEFYDENDITVLLGNGARSVDTAAQTLTLADGTELPYEELIIATGLVPKRIPSFPDLAGIHVLRNYDESVALRQEAGSARRAVVVGAGFIGCEVAASLRKLGVEVALVEPQPAPLASVLGEQIGELVARVHRAEGVDVRCGVGVAEVRGSDRVETVVLSDGTELEADLVVVGIGSRPSTDWLEGSGLKLDNGVVCDDHGRASAPHVWAIGDVASWRHNLGHQVRVEHWSNVADQARVLVPAMLGQEPPTAVSVPYFWSDQYDVKIQCLGEPEAEDVVHVVEDDGRKFLAYYERDGVVAGVVGGGMPGKVMKVRAKIAARAPIADLLG, encoded by the coding sequence ATGACCACATCAGCGGGCATCGTCATCGTCGGCGGCGGACTCGCGGCCGCGCGCACCGCCGAACAGTTGCGCCGGTCGGAATACAGCGGTCCGGTCACGATCGTCTGCGACGAGGACCATCTGCCATACGATCGGCCCCCGCTGTCGAAGGAGGTGCTGCGCTCCGAGACCGACGACGTCAGCCTAAAGCCCGCGGAGTTCTACGACGAGAACGACATCACCGTGCTGCTGGGCAACGGCGCGCGGTCCGTCGACACGGCCGCCCAGACGTTGACGCTCGCCGACGGCACCGAACTGCCCTACGAGGAACTCATCATCGCTACGGGTCTGGTGCCCAAGCGCATTCCGTCCTTCCCCGACCTCGCGGGGATCCACGTGCTGCGCAACTACGACGAGAGCGTGGCCCTCCGGCAGGAGGCCGGTTCGGCTCGTCGCGCCGTCGTCGTCGGAGCCGGGTTCATCGGCTGCGAGGTGGCGGCGAGCCTACGCAAGCTCGGCGTCGAGGTCGCGTTGGTGGAGCCGCAACCGGCGCCCCTGGCGTCGGTGCTCGGCGAGCAGATCGGTGAGTTGGTGGCCCGGGTGCACCGCGCCGAGGGTGTCGACGTCCGCTGTGGCGTCGGCGTTGCGGAAGTGCGGGGCTCGGATCGCGTCGAGACGGTGGTGCTCAGCGACGGCACCGAACTCGAAGCGGATCTGGTGGTCGTCGGCATCGGATCGCGCCCGTCGACCGACTGGCTCGAAGGCAGCGGCCTCAAGCTCGACAACGGGGTGGTCTGCGACGACCACGGCCGCGCCAGCGCGCCGCATGTCTGGGCCATCGGCGACGTTGCGTCATGGCGACACAACCTCGGTCACCAAGTGCGCGTTGAGCATTGGAGCAACGTCGCCGACCAAGCCCGCGTCCTGGTGCCGGCGATGCTGGGGCAGGAGCCGCCGACCGCGGTCTCGGTGCCGTACTTCTGGAGCGACCAGTACGACGTCAAGATCCAATGCCTCGGCGAACCGGAGGCCGAAGACGTCGTCCACGTCGTCGAGGACGACGGTCGCAAGTTCCTCGCCTACTACGAGCGTGACGGCGTGGTGGCCGGAGTCGTCGGCGGTGGCATGCCGGGCAAGGTGATGAAGGTGCGCGCCAAGATCGCGGCGCGCGCACCCATCGCCGACCTCCTCGGCTGA
- the asnC_2 gene encoding transcriptional regulator — protein MERLDATDEQILAALTDDARATYAEIGEQVNLSAPAVKRRVDRMLDNGVIRGFTTVVDRAALGWTTEAYVQVFRHGTIAPQQLRAAWIDIPEVISAATVTGTADAILHVVARDMRHLEEALERIRSAAHVERSESVVVLTNVIDRDRG, from the coding sequence GTGGAGCGCCTCGACGCGACCGACGAGCAGATCCTCGCGGCGCTGACCGATGACGCCCGCGCGACCTACGCCGAGATCGGGGAGCAGGTCAATCTGTCCGCGCCCGCCGTCAAACGCCGGGTCGACCGCATGCTCGACAACGGCGTCATCCGCGGCTTCACGACCGTTGTCGACCGGGCCGCCCTGGGCTGGACCACCGAGGCGTACGTGCAGGTCTTCCGTCACGGAACCATTGCCCCACAACAATTGCGGGCGGCGTGGATCGACATCCCCGAAGTCATCAGCGCAGCCACCGTCACCGGCACCGCCGACGCGATCCTGCACGTCGTGGCGCGCGACATGCGCCACCTCGAAGAGGCGTTGGAGCGCATCCGTTCGGCCGCCCACGTCGAGCGCAGCGAGAGCGTCGTCGTGCTGACCAACGTCATCGACCGCGATCGCGGCTGA
- a CDS encoding Conserved membrane protein of uncharacterised function: MLWRYIKVQAFVLLCGIVGPIFLVIYFATGSDPMLKWMFWTGLLITAADVLIALAITAGGARSAARTAELEQTGVLALAQVTGIHETGTRINEQPLVKLDLQIAGPGIVPFASQDRVIASIARLPMITNRKLVALVDPMTSEYQIDWERSGLVSGMMPATFTIAEDNRTYDLTGQAEPLMEILQILKANNIGLNNMIDLRSNPAARQQVQEVVRRAAAHQTPAAAAPPPAAAPSAAASIAPPQPSTAQRLQELETLRAMGSVSEDEYSAKRQQIIADL, encoded by the coding sequence ATGTTGTGGCGTTACATCAAGGTCCAAGCCTTCGTGCTGCTGTGCGGGATCGTCGGGCCGATCTTCCTGGTGATCTACTTCGCCACGGGCAGCGACCCGATGCTGAAGTGGATGTTCTGGACGGGCTTGCTGATCACCGCCGCCGACGTGCTGATAGCACTGGCGATCACCGCCGGGGGAGCCCGATCGGCCGCCAGGACCGCCGAACTCGAGCAGACGGGAGTGCTGGCGCTCGCCCAAGTCACCGGTATTCACGAAACCGGAACGCGGATCAACGAACAACCGTTGGTGAAGCTGGACCTACAGATCGCCGGGCCCGGCATCGTGCCGTTCGCCAGCCAGGATCGGGTGATCGCCTCGATCGCGAGGCTGCCGATGATCACCAACCGGAAACTGGTCGCGCTGGTCGACCCGATGACGAGCGAGTATCAGATCGATTGGGAGCGAAGCGGCTTGGTCAGTGGGATGATGCCCGCCACTTTCACCATCGCCGAGGACAACCGGACATACGACCTGACCGGTCAAGCCGAGCCGCTGATGGAGATTCTGCAAATTCTCAAGGCCAACAACATCGGTCTCAATAACATGATCGATCTGCGATCGAATCCCGCTGCGCGCCAACAGGTTCAAGAGGTAGTGCGTCGGGCTGCCGCTCACCAGACGCCAGCCGCCGCTGCGCCGCCGCCTGCCGCCGCACCGTCAGCGGCGGCCTCCATCGCGCCCCCTCAACCGTCGACCGCGCAGCGCTTGCAGGAACTCGAGACACTGCGCGCGATGGGGTCGGTCTCCGAGGACGAGTATTCGGCGAAGCGCCAGCAGATAATCGCCGACCTCTAG
- the sigM_2 gene encoding sigma-70 family RNA polymerase sigma factor encodes MGVSAEPNGTDAPRELLALYDESLPVVYGYFVRRCGDRGTAEDLTSETFLAAMDAARRTAPPPITVPWLLGVARHKLADHYRRRHDRFTTPVAELPEPVEPPDDWDAELDRIVAESVLAKLPEHHRTVLALRYMDDCSVPECAELIGRTVHATEALLVRARKAFRAHYPEPEGRQS; translated from the coding sequence ATGGGTGTGAGCGCCGAACCGAATGGCACGGACGCTCCACGGGAGCTGCTCGCGCTGTACGACGAATCCTTACCGGTGGTGTACGGATACTTCGTCCGACGTTGTGGTGACCGTGGAACCGCCGAAGACCTGACGTCGGAAACCTTTCTGGCGGCGATGGACGCCGCGAGACGAACCGCTCCGCCACCGATCACCGTGCCGTGGTTGCTCGGGGTGGCGCGCCACAAGTTGGCCGACCACTACCGGCGCCGCCACGACCGGTTCACCACGCCGGTCGCCGAGCTGCCCGAACCCGTCGAGCCGCCCGACGACTGGGACGCCGAACTCGACCGCATCGTCGCCGAGAGTGTGCTCGCCAAGCTGCCCGAGCACCACCGCACGGTTCTGGCACTGCGCTACATGGACGACTGCTCGGTGCCCGAGTGCGCCGAGCTCATCGGCCGCACGGTGCACGCGACAGAGGCGCTGCTGGTGCGGGCCCGCAAGGCGTTTCGCGCTCACTACCCGGAACCGGAAGGGAGGCAGTCGTGA
- a CDS encoding oxidoreductase, SDR family encodes MTAINRPLEGRVAFITGAARGQGRAHAVRLASEGADIIAIDICAPISESITYPMGTSEELAETVRAVEATGRKVLAREVDIRDLAALQQVVADGLEQFGRLDILVANAGVLSWGRIWEMSEEQWDTVIDVNLNGTWRTIRAALPAMIAAGNGGSVIIVSSSAGLKATPGNAHYAASKHGLTALTNSLAIEAGEFGIRVNSIHPYSIETPMVEKDAMMAIFAKHPSYLHSFAPMPYNPLDEENKGLQGFMEPEEVADVVAWLAGDGSKTLSGSQIAVDRGAMKH; translated from the coding sequence GTGACGGCGATCAACCGACCACTGGAAGGCCGCGTGGCCTTCATCACCGGGGCCGCACGCGGCCAGGGCCGGGCGCACGCGGTCCGTCTGGCCAGCGAAGGCGCCGACATCATCGCGATCGACATCTGCGCCCCGATATCGGAGTCCATCACCTACCCGATGGGGACCTCCGAAGAACTGGCCGAGACGGTGCGCGCGGTGGAGGCGACGGGCCGCAAAGTGCTCGCCCGCGAGGTCGACATTCGAGACCTGGCCGCGCTGCAGCAGGTCGTGGCCGACGGCCTCGAACAGTTCGGCAGGCTCGACATCCTGGTCGCCAACGCGGGTGTGCTCAGCTGGGGCCGCATCTGGGAGATGTCGGAAGAGCAGTGGGACACCGTCATCGACGTCAATCTGAACGGGACGTGGCGCACCATCCGGGCGGCGCTGCCCGCGATGATCGCGGCGGGTAACGGCGGATCGGTCATCATCGTTAGTTCGTCGGCCGGGCTGAAGGCGACCCCGGGCAACGCGCATTACGCGGCGTCCAAGCACGGTCTGACCGCGCTCACCAACTCGTTGGCGATCGAGGCCGGCGAGTTCGGAATCCGGGTGAACTCGATCCATCCGTACTCCATCGAGACGCCGATGGTCGAGAAGGATGCGATGATGGCTATCTTCGCCAAGCATCCGAGCTATCTGCACAGCTTCGCGCCGATGCCGTACAACCCGCTCGACGAGGAGAACAAGGGTCTTCAGGGCTTCATGGAACCCGAGGAAGTGGCCGACGTCGTCGCGTGGCTCGCCGGTGACGGATCGAAGACGCTTTCCGGCAGCCAGATCGCCGTCGACCGCGGCGCGATGAAGCACTGA
- the stp_7 gene encoding arabinose efflux permease family protein, with protein MPSGTDTRSRWTLAAVAMALFCVQIDYFAMNLALPRMADEFGTSTSDLQWIISVYMLALGAFMVPAGRIGDIFGRRRALLTGVALFGAASVACALAPSVGVLIAFRVAQGIGAALIFPVSVSVLTNAYQSGKASHAIGLTYGIAALGNAAGPLIGGLFTATIGWRWIFWLNLPLTLVSLAIGARVVTESFDESAPRRIDVAGLALISTGIGLFTLTFDRAPGWGWLSVTTLIAFSGSLLALAAFVVVENRVRWPLVDLSLVRNARFTILVTAGAVANIAYAVTIFLSTVSLQDVRGLDPLTAGLAFLGPSVGAAIGGVLAGRLATRRAPALVMGATTVVAALSLCALAGSRGWALYLLALSACGLTLGLVYAFTTVATQAVVRPERAGEAAGVTLTVLVSLAGVGVAVSSTVLEVLQHNGLSAARAIDSVLAVLGVLLLAAGAVVLWTARRAVTRSALPQPEASPRPAG; from the coding sequence ATGCCGTCGGGAACAGACACCCGGTCGCGGTGGACCCTGGCGGCCGTCGCTATGGCACTGTTCTGTGTACAGATCGACTACTTCGCGATGAATCTCGCCCTTCCCCGGATGGCCGACGAGTTCGGCACCAGCACATCGGACCTGCAGTGGATCATCAGCGTGTACATGCTCGCTCTGGGCGCCTTCATGGTGCCCGCGGGCCGTATCGGCGACATCTTCGGCCGACGAAGGGCGCTGCTGACGGGCGTCGCGTTGTTCGGGGCGGCTTCGGTGGCCTGTGCGCTGGCGCCGTCTGTGGGCGTGCTGATTGCCTTCCGGGTGGCGCAAGGGATCGGCGCAGCCTTGATCTTCCCTGTGTCCGTCAGCGTGCTGACCAACGCCTACCAGAGCGGCAAGGCCAGCCACGCGATCGGATTGACCTATGGCATTGCGGCTTTGGGGAACGCGGCAGGCCCGCTCATCGGCGGGCTGTTCACCGCTACCATCGGCTGGCGGTGGATCTTCTGGCTCAACCTGCCTCTGACCCTGGTGTCGCTCGCGATCGGGGCCCGTGTCGTCACCGAGTCTTTCGATGAGTCGGCGCCACGGCGCATCGACGTGGCCGGACTGGCGCTCATCAGCACGGGAATCGGATTGTTCACCTTGACCTTTGATCGCGCGCCCGGCTGGGGGTGGCTGTCGGTGACGACGCTGATCGCGTTCTCCGGTTCACTGCTTGCGCTGGCCGCCTTCGTCGTCGTCGAGAACAGAGTCCGGTGGCCGCTGGTCGATCTGTCGCTGGTCCGCAACGCGAGATTCACGATTCTGGTGACGGCCGGCGCGGTCGCCAACATCGCGTACGCGGTGACCATCTTCTTGTCCACGGTGTCCCTGCAGGACGTTCGTGGACTGGACCCGTTGACCGCCGGGCTGGCTTTCCTCGGCCCGTCGGTGGGAGCGGCCATCGGCGGTGTGCTCGCGGGCAGGCTCGCCACCCGTCGCGCACCGGCATTGGTGATGGGTGCGACGACGGTCGTCGCCGCCCTGAGCCTCTGCGCACTCGCCGGATCCCGCGGGTGGGCGCTCTATCTGCTCGCGCTCAGCGCGTGCGGTCTGACTCTCGGACTTGTCTATGCGTTCACGACGGTCGCGACGCAGGCGGTGGTGCGGCCCGAACGGGCCGGAGAGGCGGCCGGGGTCACGCTGACGGTACTGGTATCGCTGGCCGGAGTCGGTGTCGCGGTGTCATCGACCGTACTGGAAGTGTTGCAGCACAACGGATTATCAGCTGCGCGTGCGATCGACTCCGTGCTTGCCGTGCTCGGTGTGCTACTTCTGGCCGCCGGCGCGGTTGTGCTGTGGACCGCCCGGCGCGCGGTTACTCGCTCGGCGCTGCCGCAGCCAGAGGCGTCGCCGCGGCCAGCGGGATGA
- a CDS encoding glyoxalase/bleomycin resistance protein/dioxygenase, with translation MNNSHDPLAVLRGDELPVAPDPAFAAGLRARLESALSLPNRTEEVVMSGTDTAIAELSEPTVAPTVPRSAALPYLTVRNARDAIGWYVDTFDATVVGEPFEMDDGRIGHAELAIGDGVLYLADEYPEIGLRAPARQSVSVSLMLHVADTDAVLERARRHGAEVQREPYENYGARSAAIVDPFGHRWMLTGPVTAAAVPIQHGDVGYVSVWVPDAEAAARFYGHVLGWTYDPVTQQATNTDQRIGIFSVDRPQGMLCCYAVTDLDGARQSIIDGGGTVGRTQELDFGTVLDATDPAGMAFAVFRPAPGTPRPALNGTGPGELSYITYQVPDSAAFKAFYSRVLFWMFEPGRVDDGWGVRDTHPMSGVAGGNTDAVTVPMWTVDDIEAAVARVREAGGTVIDEPSQQSYGKSALCTDDQGTRFYLGEL, from the coding sequence GTGAACAACAGCCACGATCCGCTGGCCGTGCTGCGCGGCGACGAACTTCCGGTCGCCCCCGACCCGGCTTTCGCCGCCGGGCTGCGCGCCCGACTGGAGTCGGCGCTTTCTCTACCGAATCGAACCGAGGAGGTCGTCATGAGTGGAACCGATACCGCCATCGCCGAGCTGTCCGAGCCCACCGTCGCGCCGACGGTCCCCCGGTCGGCGGCACTTCCGTACCTGACGGTCCGCAATGCTCGCGATGCGATCGGTTGGTACGTCGACACATTCGACGCCACGGTGGTCGGTGAACCCTTCGAGATGGACGACGGCCGCATCGGCCACGCCGAGTTGGCGATCGGCGACGGCGTGCTCTACCTCGCCGACGAGTATCCCGAGATCGGGCTGAGAGCTCCTGCAAGGCAGTCTGTTTCGGTGAGCTTGATGCTGCATGTCGCCGATACGGACGCGGTGCTCGAACGGGCTCGCAGGCACGGCGCCGAGGTGCAGCGCGAGCCGTACGAGAATTACGGCGCGCGGAGCGCAGCGATCGTCGATCCGTTCGGCCACCGCTGGATGCTCACCGGGCCCGTGACGGCTGCGGCCGTCCCGATCCAGCACGGTGACGTCGGCTACGTGTCGGTGTGGGTGCCAGATGCCGAGGCGGCCGCGCGGTTCTACGGTCATGTGCTCGGCTGGACCTATGACCCCGTGACCCAGCAGGCGACCAACACCGACCAGCGGATCGGCATCTTCAGCGTCGACAGGCCGCAGGGCATGCTCTGCTGCTACGCGGTCACCGACCTCGACGGTGCGCGGCAGTCGATCATCGACGGCGGTGGCACGGTGGGCCGGACCCAGGAACTCGACTTCGGGACCGTTCTCGACGCCACCGATCCCGCCGGGATGGCGTTCGCGGTCTTCCGGCCGGCTCCGGGCACGCCGCGTCCAGCCCTCAACGGCACAGGGCCGGGGGAACTTTCATACATCACCTATCAGGTGCCGGACTCCGCGGCGTTCAAGGCGTTCTACAGCAGGGTGCTGTTCTGGATGTTCGAGCCGGGGCGCGTCGACGATGGCTGGGGGGTGCGCGACACGCATCCGATGTCCGGCGTCGCAGGTGGCAACACCGATGCGGTGACCGTGCCGATGTGGACGGTCGACGACATCGAAGCCGCGGTGGCGCGCGTGCGGGAGGCGGGTGGCACCGTCATCGACGAGCCGTCGCAGCAGTCCTACGGGAAGTCCGCGCTGTGCACCGACGACCAAGGCACCCGCTTCTACCTCGGCGAGCTCTAG